A segment of the Trifolium pratense cultivar HEN17-A07 linkage group LG7, ARS_RC_1.1, whole genome shotgun sequence genome:
aaatttataaaaaaaattaaacaaaaatacaatttagccTAAATAATAAGTGGTTGTAAATTGACAACTATATAAGCATTTGTTAGAATACATCCattaatatttttgaaagtactttaccaaaaaaatatatttatgaaaGTACTATTTTAGCAAGTTTTACACTTAGGTCtagtttgaattagcttatttttgagcttatgcaaacagcttatgcaatataaattaggttttatgttattttataagttgacacttatgaaaattgtaattttataagttattttatcataaactaccttgacaaacttataataatacataaaaattgcataagctgtttgcataaactcaaaattaagctaatccaaacattAATTATTGATGAAACTCAACTGAGTTCCGCTTTCACatcatttcaaaagaaaatatatttattgatgatCATGAATCTTGATTGCCTTGATTTCTTACCTACACAAGATATCAATCTTATAAGGAGGACCCATAATTAAATTTGTAGGTCCATCTCTAGCTGATGTTTACAACCTAATCTCATGCATATTAATCATAAAACATGTTTTGTGTCATAAAATTAAGACACAAAAGTAACTAAAAATCATGTCAATATACTAACTgttaatgataatgatgatggtAATCTAATCTAACACTAATAATAGTAATATGGATGTTTTCCAAATGTAGAGCTTTGGTTGGACTGTCTATTTTTGCTTGCGGTGGTATATATGCTTCAGTCTTCaccacactttttttttttttttttttttttttcattttccattattaaaactaaaatatagaACTTTACTTTTCTGTTTTGCCACTAAACCAAGAAAGAAACACTTGTGAAAATAATGCACTAATACAAATGGTTTACATTAAAAACGTGGAAGTGTCTTTTTgctaatactccctccatctcTAATTAAACACTctttaaaagaagaaaatctTTTGTACCTAAATATAAactctttcaatttttatttttctttacaagaACTCTAGGTAATTCTAATTAATAATACAAATCTATCTTAAAATATGAAATGATAATTTAGTAATAGTTGTAcacaaaatataaacattaattattttttttatataattaaactttgaTTTGCTGATTCCAAGCAAATTAAGCATGCAGGAAAGGAAATCCAATCCAAGAATTGTACTACTCACATCACATGGGACGTATGAGTAAATTATGTAGAGATCAAAATGATTTctaatcatatcatatcatattattactaggagtaagttttttttttacatgaattACTAGTAGTAAGTTAAAAACCTCGTACTGAATCCTGTTTTGCCCGGGTCTAGTTAGAAAATGACAAATGAATTTGGGCTGGACATATTTCTTCAAGTGGCCCAAAGGCTAAGTACTCTTACATtcttgtttttgtaatttttttttttcctttgaattGCTCAATATTCCTCTCATCTTATCCTATTTATGGAAGATATTTTAAtagtatataaattttataaaaaaaaaaaaattcgctAGTGTAAATCTTaccataaatatttattttttagtagtgTATTTTTGTGTGTGGACAATGCAGAGGAAGAACAatcacttttttcttttgttggttCAAGAAGGTAATTCCAAAATATTTGGAGATTATCACATTGAACTTTTAAACAATTGCACAAGTAGAATTAGacaattgtaccaaaaaaataaaaattagacatgatatttttagtcaaaacgCTATGACattatgtttataaaattataagtaTATAGGTGTCACTTACTTATATGTTGTCCATTTTTTCATCTGATATGAAACTTTTACTTACATTTAAGACACGAAAATCAGAAAGAATACTTTTGAGATAAGAAATTTATCATCCGATACTATTATTAGATTATGAGGggtgaaaattttaaaacataggTATATAGATGCCATCACtttagatgatttttttttattggtgtaaACTTTAGATGAATTAAACTAGTGATTTCATTAATCTCTTGaatattaaaatgatttttttcattaacgGTAATGAACCCATAAATTAATCAAAAACTTTTAACTCGTTTTGGTTGGATTTTTGCAATTGAGTTGCTGGAATTTGTATAGAATTAACTGgccaaatttatttatataaaaacggatttttgttcttattactagtaattagtaataattaatactactattaataataataataataataataataataattaatcagTGTGAATCACCTAGTATTATGGTACACGTTATGTACTTGAATTGTACGGTGTATTTAGATGATTCAAAGGTATAGTAATGAATTGCCACATGCTAGACTAGAGAAGCAATGGAATTAGCAAGGTCAAAACTAACTCCACAAGTTTCGCTACTATACTTTTTTGTgttaaacttaattaattaatttgatatttgaattggttaattataacacaaaaaattatagaaatgatgaaaataaaatagaccaAGTTTGTTGCTGAATGAGTGGGAATGAGTGATTTTAGAGTGAGAATTCAAAGGAGAAActcactcacacacacaagtaCCATTCATCAATCTTCACTTCTATACTTATAAATACATATTCACATTTACTCCATAATGTACTCATTCATTCATAcacaacaatcaacaacaaactCTCTTTTATCTCTTCTCTTTAACATCAATTACAACCAATAATactaataacaataacaacaacaacctaGAACAACAACATGACGAGCCTCGAGGATATCAAGAAGGAGGCTGTTGACCTAGTAAGTTTTTCTACATTTCTGCATGCATGCTCACTGTCTGTtacattttatttgttataacTTATATTGATTcatatatgttatgttatgttattaaAAATGCAATGTGGTTGATTTGCAGGAGAGAATTCCTGTCGATGAAGTGTTTCGCGAATTGAATTGTACCAAAGAAGGTCTCACTAATGAGGAAGGCCAAAAAAGGTTGGCTGTTTTTGGTCCAAACAAATTGGAAGAAAAGAAGGTAATCAATCATGCAACTAAtcaattcataaaaatatttttaatagtaGTTACTAATCTTAATTAATATGCAATTAATCAGGAAAGCAAGCTGCTTAAGTTCTTGGGCTTTATGTGGAATCCTCTTTCATGGGTCATGGAAGCTGCTGCTATCATGGCTATTGCATTGGCTAATGGAGGGGTATATGTTCTTCCTTTAATTAGTATTCTTGTCGCATTTGAGATTCTCTTTGTCTCAATGTCTCTTGTAACATATTGCAGGGTGAGCCACCAGATTGGCAAGATTTCGTTGGAATCACAGTCTTGCTGGTCATTAACTCAACCATTAGTTTTATCGAAGAAAACAATGCCGGAAATGCTGCTGCCGCACTTATGGCAGGACTTGCTCCCAAAACCAAGGTTCTGAGAGATGGAAGGTGGAGTGAGCAGGAGGCTGCTATATTGGTACCAGGAGACATAATCAGCATCAAATTAGGAGACATTGTCCCAGCTGATGCTCGTCTTTTGGACGGAGATGCTCTTAAGATTGATCAATCCGCACTCACTGGTGAGTCCTTGCCTGTTACCAAGAACCCTGGTGATGAAGTCTTCTCTGGTTCCACTGTTAAGCAAGGAGAGCTCGAGGCCATTGTAATTGCTACTGGAGTCCACACCTTCTTCGGTAAGGCTGCTCATTTGGTCGACAGCACTAACCAAATTGGTCATTTCCAACAGGTACTTAATTCTTACTCGCCTGTCTTCAATATTGTCTTACTAAccaatatatagaaaaaattgaattgacgaCGAATTGCATTGTGATGATCAGGTGTTGACAGCAATAGGTAACTTCTGCATTTGCTCAATTGCTTTGGGAATGATCATCGAGATTGTTGTCATGTATCCAATTCAGCGCCGAAAGTATAGAAGTGGAATCGACAATCTCTTGGTGCTTCTCATTGGAGGCATTCCAATTGCCATGCCAACAGTTTTGTCAGTTACCATGGCTATTGGTTCACATAGGTTGTCTGAGCAAGGCGCTATCACAAAGAGGATGACAGCCATTGAAGAAATGGCTGGAATGGATGTTTTATGTAGTGACAAGACTGGAACTCTAACACTTAACAAACTTACTGTTGACAAAAATCTGATTGAGGTATTTTCAAGAGATACCGACAAGGACATGGTAATTTTGCTCGGAGCAAGAGCCTCTAGGGTGGAAAACCAAGATGCTATTGATGCTTGCATTGTTGGAATGTTGAGTGATCCAAAAGAGGTTAGTAATTTCATGCAGAGAACATTCATAAAGTCCTTGTATTGGTTAGTGAACTCATATTATAAATCTAATGGAACCAAAAAACTCATACTGCTTCTTATTACAGGCTAGAGAAGGGTGTACAGAGGTACATTTCCTGCCCTTTAATCCAGTGGACAAGCGTACCGCCATGACATACATAGACACCGATGGTAACTGGCACCGAGTAAGCAAAGGTGCACCGGAGCAGGTAAATAAATATACATTTCACCATTCATATTTCATATCTTTTGTTAcacattaaaaatgaatttttgaaTTTCCTTTCAGATTATTGAACTTTGCAATCTTAGAGAAGATGTGAAGAAGAAAGCTCTTTCCATTATTGATAAATTTGCTGACCGTGGTCTTCGTTCTCTTGCTGTTTGCAAACAAGTGAGCTATACATGCTTTCTTACTTATTAATTATGAGTTATGGTTGAATAAATCAAATAAGTTTTAATGAGGAATTATGCATACTTTTTTAGGAAGTGCCAGAAAAGACCAAGGAAAGTGCAGGAGGACCATGGCAGTTTGTCGGTCTGTTGCCTCTCTTTGACCCTCCAAGGCATGACAGTGCAGAGACCATTAGACAAGCACTTCATCTTGGAGTAAATGTTAAGATGATTACTGGTGATCAGCTAGCTATTGGTAAGGAAACAGGTCGCAGACTCGGCATGGGAAGTAACATGTATCCATCATCCTCCCTCCTTGGTGAACACAAGGATGCCTCAATTGCTTCCCTTCCGGTCGATGAACTTATTGAGAAGGCTGATGGATTTGCTGGTGTCTTCCCTGgtaatatatacatacatatatttgTCTCTATTATCAATTTTTCCTCTAAACTTAAATTTAAGcacaaaaattcaatttgaaatgCAGAACATAAATATGAGATTGTAAAGAGACTCCAGGACAGGAAACACATATGTGGAATGACAGGAGATGGTGTGAATGATGCACCTGCATTGAAAAGAGCAGACATTGGAATTGCGGTGGCTGATGCAACTGATGCAGCTCGAGGTGCATCCGATATAGTCCTCACGGAGCCTGGTTTGAGTGTTATCGTCAGTGCAGTCCTCACAAGCAGAGCTATTTTCCAAAGAATGAAGAACTATACAATTTATGCAGTTTCCATAACCATTCGAATTGTGCTTGGCTTTATGCTCCTTGCTCTAATTTGGAAATTTGATTTCTCTCCTTTTATGGTTTTGATCATTGCCATACTTAATGACGGCACAATCATGACCATTTCGAAGGATAGGGTGAAGCCATCTCCTATGCCAGATTCATGGAAGTTAAAAGAGATTTTCGCCACAGGAATAGTGCTGGGTGCCTACCTTGCTGTTATGACTGTTGTCTTCTTTTGGCTCGCTCATGCATCCGATTTCTTCTCGGTAAGATTAAGTGATTTTATATGATTTTCATCATTTTCAGCCTTCATGCTTAAtcaataaagtaaaaaatattttataggaaAAATTTGGAGTGAGATCAATCAAGGAAAATCACGCAGAGCTCACAGCTGCAGTTTACCTTCAAGTGAGTATTATTAGTCAGGCTCTCATCTTCGTTACACGCTCAAGGAGCTGGTCTTTCGTTGAACGTCCTGGCTTCTTGCTTATGTTTGCCTTTCTCTTAGCACAACTGGTGAGTTCATTTTGGTCTTAACTTCCGGTTCTTAATTTTTATGGCCTCTTTGTTAtggtattaatttgttttttttatgtacTATGACTTGTTAGTTGGCCACATTGATAGCTGTGTATGCACATTGGGAGTTTGCAAGTATGCAAGGAATTGGATGGGGTTGGGCAGGTGTCATTTGGCTCTACAGCATTGTTACCTACATCCCATTGGATATCCTTAAGTTCTTCATCCGATATGCCTTGAGCGGCAAGGCATGGAACAATATTACTGAAAATAGGGTAAAATATTAATATCCATATATAAGGGCTAAAGATATATTAAATCCTTGTATTAATATGTATAATATGCTTATTTGTGTTGTGTAATGTAATGCAGACTGCCTTCACATCAAAGAAGGATTATGGAAGGGGCGAGAGAGAAGCACAATGGGCTGCAGCTCAACGCACACTACACGGTTTGAATCCACCAGAAACCGAACAAGTTTTGGGTGAAGCTAACAGCTACAGAGAATTATCTGAACTTGCAGAACAAGCCAAGAAGCGTGCCGAAATTGCAAGGTTAAGGGAGCTTCACACACTAAAGGGTCATGTGGAATCTGTTGTAAAACTGAAGGGACTTGACATTGAGACAATTCAGCAACACTACACTGTTTGAGTGATGAGAATTAGCTAGATTTGGAAGAGAAATAGATAAATAGATGTTTCAATATGTTGCCTTTGTCATCTTAAATTCTCATTTTGGAATTTAGAAGAATATGCAAAGGCTTTGAAATAATCTGTTAGGGATATCCTAACATAATCCAACACTTGGAGATTTTGCAACATGTACCAAGGTTGGAGGGGTGGAAACACCAGATGTTTTTTTGCACTAGCTTGATTTAATTTCATAAATTCAATGAAGCTTTCCTATCTTTCTTCATATTCTGTGTGATTCATTTTACTACTTAATTTATTGCATTGATTCTTTTATGAATAAATGTGACAGTAGAGTGCATGCACTTCTATATAAAGCAATTGTTATAGACCTATCTTGAAGATTAGTACACTTTAATGCAGGGAATAAAATAAGCTAAGAGCCAAAACTAATATATAATGAGTCATATAAAAGTGTATATCTAGTATGTGATGTAATGAATGAATATAGGACTTAGAGATTAAAATAGTCTCAAGATGAATTAGTTAATTGTAGGTGATTATTCATGTTTTGTACATGAATAATCACCTACAATTAACTAATTCATTTTGGGCCTATTTTAATCTCTAAGTCCTATATCTATTCATTACATGCGACCTCCACAACCTGATTTCCTTTTCCTTCAATCAAAATTTGCATCTTCAATCAATATTTGATGAATTTATTAACTACTGATGGAATTGGAAAGTACTATCTCAAAGTTGAATAGTTGTACTAGCTTAAAATGTCACAAGACTTCTCCAGGTAAAGTTTCAGTACTAGTTACTCTTAACatttatgtgacattttttttggtacaaaacatTTATGTGACATTGTTTTTCACATAATTGACAACACATAAAGAGGAGAGAATTTGTTTAG
Coding sequences within it:
- the LOC123897778 gene encoding ATPase 9, plasma membrane-type-like isoform X2; the encoded protein is MGPLSLEDIKKEAVDLERIPVDEVFRELNCTKEGLTNEEGQKRLAVFGPNKLEEKKESKLLKFLGFMWNPLSWVMEAAAIMAIALANGGGEPPDWQDFVGITVLLVINSTISFIEENNAGNAAAALMAGLAPKTKVLRDGRWSEQEAAILVPGDIISIKLGDIVPADARLLDGDALKIDQSALTGESLPVTKNPGDEVFSGSTVKQGELEAIVIATGVHTFFGKAAHLVDSTNQIGHFQQVLTAIGNFCICSIALGMIIEIVVMYPIQRRKYRSGIDNLLVLLIGGIPIAMPTVLSVTMAIGSHRLSEQGAITKRMTAIEEMAGMDVLCSDKTGTLTLNKLTVDKNLIEVFSRDTDKDMVILLGARASRVENQDAIDACIVGMLSDPKEAREGCTEVHFLPFNPVDKRTAMTYIDTDGNWHRVSKGAPEQIIELCNLREDVKKKALSIIDKFADRGLRSLAVCKQEVPEKTKESAGGPWQFVGLLPLFDPPRHDSAETIRQALHLGVNVKMITGDQLAIGKETGRRLGMGSNMYPSSSLLGEHKDASIASLPVDELIEKADGFAGVFPEHKYEIVKRLQDRKHICGMTGDGVNDAPALKRADIGIAVADATDAARGASDIVLTEPGLSVIVSAVLTSRAIFQRMKNYTIYAVSITIRIVLGFMLLALIWKFDFSPFMVLIIAILNDGTIMTISKDRVKPSPMPDSWKLKEIFATGIVLGAYLAVMTVVFFWLAHASDFFSEKFGVRSIKENHAELTAAVYLQVSIISQALIFVTRSRSWSFVERPGFLLMFAFLLAQLLATLIAVYAHWEFASMQGIGWGWAGVIWLYSIVTYIPLDILKFFIRYALSGKAWNNITENRTAFTSKKDYGRGEREAQWAAAQRTLHGLNPPETEQVLGEANSYRELSELAEQAKKRAEIARLRELHTLKGHVESVVKLKGLDIETIQQHYTV
- the LOC123897778 gene encoding ATPase 9, plasma membrane-type-like isoform X1; protein product: MTSLEDIKKEAVDLERIPVDEVFRELNCTKEGLTNEEGQKRLAVFGPNKLEEKKESKLLKFLGFMWNPLSWVMEAAAIMAIALANGGGEPPDWQDFVGITVLLVINSTISFIEENNAGNAAAALMAGLAPKTKVLRDGRWSEQEAAILVPGDIISIKLGDIVPADARLLDGDALKIDQSALTGESLPVTKNPGDEVFSGSTVKQGELEAIVIATGVHTFFGKAAHLVDSTNQIGHFQQVLTAIGNFCICSIALGMIIEIVVMYPIQRRKYRSGIDNLLVLLIGGIPIAMPTVLSVTMAIGSHRLSEQGAITKRMTAIEEMAGMDVLCSDKTGTLTLNKLTVDKNLIEVFSRDTDKDMVILLGARASRVENQDAIDACIVGMLSDPKEAREGCTEVHFLPFNPVDKRTAMTYIDTDGNWHRVSKGAPEQIIELCNLREDVKKKALSIIDKFADRGLRSLAVCKQEVPEKTKESAGGPWQFVGLLPLFDPPRHDSAETIRQALHLGVNVKMITGDQLAIGKETGRRLGMGSNMYPSSSLLGEHKDASIASLPVDELIEKADGFAGVFPEHKYEIVKRLQDRKHICGMTGDGVNDAPALKRADIGIAVADATDAARGASDIVLTEPGLSVIVSAVLTSRAIFQRMKNYTIYAVSITIRIVLGFMLLALIWKFDFSPFMVLIIAILNDGTIMTISKDRVKPSPMPDSWKLKEIFATGIVLGAYLAVMTVVFFWLAHASDFFSEKFGVRSIKENHAELTAAVYLQVSIISQALIFVTRSRSWSFVERPGFLLMFAFLLAQLLATLIAVYAHWEFASMQGIGWGWAGVIWLYSIVTYIPLDILKFFIRYALSGKAWNNITENRTAFTSKKDYGRGEREAQWAAAQRTLHGLNPPETEQVLGEANSYRELSELAEQAKKRAEIARLRELHTLKGHVESVVKLKGLDIETIQQHYTV